In Trichoplusia ni isolate ovarian cell line Hi5 chromosome 7, tn1, whole genome shotgun sequence, a single genomic region encodes these proteins:
- the LOC113495640 gene encoding eukaryotic translation initiation factor 4 gamma 3 isoform X2, with translation MVALRGTNSSLNTLSHACVNHGNQSQQSAIDVAQSLQTSLNMPQSAVAQHINANQINLQPLNNVSLQFIPQQTNANSIKHEQSSSRYSNSNCMLPSHHYRLLTQARPVECYHPSGAAGAAYMPSTAGGAQSSAQATLRVQPTPQPSAPPAPQQDMSKTTMAGHSYVSQNQTPQPRPQFANYQYRAAQHGTRPNTHPRQQQSFIPSAAATATGPVMYPTLVFQPTPMGMQTYQQPRSSTPGYYPYMGHYIGYNTPPSHTPSYYYTSNSPQLPTPNLQANAPGGRSNPTTLVGPQGTPATPTAPTATLPHAQASTLMHQTMPGLRPAAHKRSHRVPIIDPKTKQEVFSDSFTNDNNFLNSEANDRHTPQPEPPTHSFAEEFNRMVNEVANQPSCDNSIKSNYVSKNVDVTVSSASSSVQTQPNAISSINNNVVKSEILTVNESKHLGHDVAVESNETPIVSAISDSPIAVPKMPMNIKQLQKNNEHTVQSLVLDTNKNIPPNKQFKQSKNVPQIEEVEKTSENINITTIPLATVAPITTSTAITSTVIPVPASTQTTSATVTPTVVPNAPAPQPQRIREPRERVKSEDKEKIKDVQEKEAAAAAANKPNGPTPPVAISSVDSLAEAIIHSTSQCTQGQGVEPVKKQIPSKQFISAPEAETPAAVTPNIELVKKSEPSVEIPPTATQLLSASIEKVAKEQFAKAPELKEGSSAIEAQAKLTQSISSVLRTNQSEFKMKDINLNNKTTDPDTANGNSTEMTKTETVKEDNNKNEKAMKNSKNSNKKSGNKMANNMPNNEPILKETESNENGKNETDKVVNVEKEKMLPANELTVPAKPVPEETSKAEPTPFVPKYKYTEDQWSPMNTAGRKCYDIDLLKQIKEDPLSKNKPNVPLLEHCNVIRTTPMQEPQPFTPISRLANDSLFPPFAKTPGMGSRNNTPRETKKDSRNMAPTGKGSVKLTPNPSGNSSHKPVIHVSLSLREEVKLNEVDSAWKPTRFRKDAVNEEEFRTQELYKKFRGILNKLTPQKFDTLLERVKTLEINNQKRLEGVIDLVFEKAIDEPNFSEAYAAMCNKLSVLKVPADNPTSPDKCVNFRALIINKCQNQFETHKVDEQILKLESELAACTDPVKKKELTMMIDEENRRVRMRSVGNVRFIGELYKLKMLTSKIMDYCMKYLIEKVEEEKLECLCKLLTTIGEQVENEVNGQLDNIFKKMQDIVDRKSNKISSRVRFMLQDVIELRKRKWVAKTVIDSQPKMMDQIQKEAEQQQRHIELMNASPIGGFRRDEGGRGKRGDSRRQNANNSFIDNTWKSSRANYPVDTLKLKAVTQKNLNNIKLAPHNSAWNHGSGTKNTAQASSNSMISISKNKYSVLENVQTDPTSLRATRDNITPNYSKGASIERSTFNSRGDFTSGSSSRSGSVGVARSNSGTRSTSAAPPTPAVQSEAPAPPPAPVPQEPLPDPKKKSIEAMINLCIINSDDVEMVAEVKQLYTPQYHAAVVNEMLTVAAEKAVKDIGLISKALLTLVGTNAISTENFLAGLKEILEFAPDLFIDIPLLYEKLGKIIAPQIEKKHITFVQTFALCDSIISVNQGHLFLKAIIRELKESMGPSFVKSKWQESGLQLKQWMDENMVAKWMEDNKFEFLEGDSKVSEESKKILAPAQTQSKLIQLMNSDESCDCIKGWIQDKFGNTANEDWFMRALIQAICEHALFGAEGRDAPRFNQDRMNKYASLIHDFGETKQSREANCLFGIQHLIHRLEHPQGLTLEIFQYLHEQYIISLDGFIAWEESEKEPEGKGVMMKALTSFFTNIKEADNEDSCSED, from the exons atggtgGCACTAAGAGGAACAAATAGTTCTTTAAATACATTGTCACATGCGTGTGTCAACCATGGAAATCAGTCACAACAGAGTGCGATTGATGTGGCGCAAAGTTTACAAACATCATTGAATATGCCACAATCGGCAGTGGCACAGCATATCAATGCGAATCAAATCAATTTGCAACCCTTGAATAATGTTTCTCTGCAGTTCATACCGCAGCAAACTAATGCTAACTCCATCAAACATGAACAATCGTCTTCTCGATATTCCAACTCTAATTGCATGCTGCCTTCGCATCATTACCGACTATTAACACAAGCTA GACCGGTGGAATGTTACCACCCTTCGGGCGCCGCCGGGGCCGCATACATGCCGAGCACAGCCGGTGGCGCGCAGTCCTCGGCGCAAGCCACGCTGAGAGTCCAGCCGACTCCGCAGCCGTCGGCACCGCCGGCACCTCAGCAGGACATGTCCAAAACAACCATG GCTGGCCATAGTTATGTATCACAAAACCAGACGCCGCAGCCTCGACCACAGTTCGCCAACTACCAGTATAGAGCGGCGCAGCACGGAACGAGGCCGAACACACATCCAAG ACAACAACAGTCGTTCATACCTAGTGCTGCTGCCACAGCCACTGGACCTGTCATGTACCCAACACTAGTGTTCCAGCCGACACCAATGGGTATGCAAACCTACCAGCAGCCTCGTTCCAGTACACCAGG GTACTATCCATATATGGGACATTACATAGGTTATAATACACCTCCGAGCCACACCCCATCGT ATTACTACACTTCGAATAGTCCTCAGCTGCCTACGCCAAACTTACAAGCGAACGCCCCAGGTGGTAGGAGTAATCCCACTACTTTGGTGGGGCCACAGGGTACACCCGCAACTCCCACTGCGCCCACTGCCACGCTTCCTCACGCACAAGCTTCTACACTCATGCACCAAACTATGCCTG GTTTACGTCCAGCCGCCCATAAAAGAAGTCATAGAGTACCAATCATCGACCCTAAAACGA aacAAGAAGTTTTTTCGGATTCATTTACCAACGATAACAATTTTTTAAACAGCGAAGCTAACGATCGACACACTCCTCAACCC GAACCACCAACACACAGTTTCGCCGAAGAATTTAATAGAATGGTCAATGAAGTGGCCAATCAACCTTCTTGTGATAATTCTATTAAATCGAATTATGTATCAAAGAACGTGGACGTAACCGTGTCGTCCGCATCAAGCTCTGTCCAAACTCAACCAAATGCAATAAgctctattaataataatgtagtaAAGTCTGAAATTTTAACTGTAAACGAAAGTAAACATTTAGGACATGATGTTGCTGTAGAATCAAACGAGACGCCAATTGTTTCGGCAATATCAGACAGTCCTATTGCAGTGCCTAAAATGCCTATGAATATTAAGCAACTTCAAAAGAATAATGAACACACAGTTCAATCTTTAGTCCTAGATACAAATAAGAATATACCACCTAATAAGCAATTTAAACAAAGCAAAAATGTGCCTCAAATCGAAGAAGTAGAAAAGACgtcagaaaatataaatattactacAATACCTTTAGCAACAGTAGCCCCAATAACAACCTCGACGGCGATTACGTCTACTGTCATACCTGTGCCTGCATCGACACAAACTACGTCGGCAACCGTAACACCAACTGTTGTTCCTAACGCGCCTGCACCACAACCACAGAGAATTAGAGAGCCCAGAGAACGCGTCAAATctgaagacaaagaaaaaatcaaaGATGTACAAGAGAAAGAGGCAGCAGCAGCTGCGGCTAACAAACCTAATGGACCTACACCACCTGTTG CGATTAGTTCAGTTGATAGCTTGGCAGAAGCTATCATCCATTCAACTAGTCAATGTACTCAAGGACAAGGTGTGGAACCAGTAAAGAAACAAATACCAAGCAAGCAATTTATATCAGCCCCAGAAGCTGAAACTCCGGCTGCTGTAACACCGAACATTGAACTAGTTAAAAAAAGTGAACCATCTGTTGAAATTCCTCCCACTGCCACACAACTTTTATCTGCTAGTATTGAAAAGGTTGCCAAGGAACAGTTTGCAAAAGCACCTGAACTTAAAGAAGGGTCTAGTGCAATAGAAGCCCAAGCGAAACTAACACAGAGCATATCTAGTGTACTGCGCACCAATCAGtctgaatttaaaatgaaagatatTAACCTTAACAATAAGACTACAG ATCCAGATACTGCCAATGGAAACTCAACCGAGATGACTAAAACTGAGACTGTGAAGGAagataacaacaaaaatgaaaaagctATGAAGAATTCTAAGAATTCGAATAAAAAGTCTGGAAATAAAATGGCTAACAATATGCCTAACAATGAGCCAATTCTTAAAGAAACTGAGTCAAATGAAAATGGTAAAAATGAGACTGATAAAGTAGTTAATGTAGAGAAAGAAAAAATGCTGCCTGCTAATGAGTTAACTGTACCAGCTAAACCTGTGCCAGAAGAAACATCTAAGGCTGAGCCTACACCATTTGTACCTAAGTACAAATACACTGAAG ATCAATGGTCCCCAATGAATACAGCTGGCAGAAAATGTTATGATATTGATTTGCTAAAGCAAATAAAGGAGGATCCTCTTTCCAAGAACAAACCTAATGTTCCTTTATTGGAACACTGCAATGTCATCAGG ACAACTCCAATGCAGGAGCCCCAACCTTTCACTCCAATTTCAAGGCTTGCAAATGATTCTCTATTCCCACCATTTGCCAAGACACCTGGTATGGGATCCAGAAATAACACACCACGTGAAACTAAGAAGGATTCTAGGAATATGGCACCAACTG GTAAGGGAAGTGTCAAGTTGACTCCAAATCCAAGTGGCAACAGTTCGCATAAACCTGTTATCCATGTTTCACTGTCACTGAGAGAAGAAGTGAAGCTCAATGAAGTTGATTCTGCCTGGAAGCCCACTAGGTTCCGGAAAGATGCTGTGAATGAAGAAGAATTTAGGACACAG GAATTGTACAAGAAGTTCAGGGGTATTTTGAACAAACTAACCCCACAGAAGTTTGATACTCTGTTGGAAAGAGTAAAAACACTGGAAATCAACAATCAGAAACGCTTGGAGGGTGTAATTGATTTGGTATTCGAAAAGGCGATTGATGAGCCTAATTTCTCAGAAGCCTATGCAGCTATGTGTAACAAGTTGTCTGTCTTgaag GTACCTGCAGACAATCCTACATCTCCTGACAAGTGTGTCAATTTCAGAGCTCTCATTATAAACAAATGTCAGAATCAATTCGAAACTCATAAAGTTGAtgagcaaatattaaaattagaaagtGAACTTGCTGCATGCACAGATCCT GTCAAGAAGAAGGAACTCACAATGATGATAGATGAAGAAAATAGACGAGTTAGAATGAGATCTGTCGGAAACGTGCGATTTATTG GTGAACTTTACAAGTTAAAAATGCTTACATCTAAAATTATGGACTATTGCATGAAATACTTGATTGAAAAAGTGGAGGAGGAGAAACTGGAGTGCCTGTGCAAATTGCTTACTACAATTGGAGAACAAGTAGAAAATGAAGTAAATGGCCAGCTAGATAACATTTTCAAGAAAATGCAGGATATTGTGGATAgaaagtcaaacaaaataagCAGCCGTGTCAG GTTTATGCTTCAAGATGTCATTGAACTCAGGAAACGCAAATGGGTAGCAAAGACTGTGATTGATTCACAACCTAAAATGATGGATCAAATTCAAAAAGAAGCTGAGCAACAGCAGCGCCATATTGAG ttaatGAATGCCAGCCCCATAGGCGGCTTTCGACGCGATGAAGGAGGTCGGGGCAAGCGTGGTGATAGCCGCAGACAGAATGCTAACAATTCTTTCATTGATAATACTTGGAAATCATCCAGGGCTAATTACCCAGTTgatacattaaaacttaaagCTGTGACCCAAAAG AATCTGAACAACATTAAGTTGGCTCCACATAATTCAGCTTGGAACCATGGTTCAGGTACCAAGAATACTGCACAGGCGAGTAGTAACTCCATGATCAGTATCAGTAAAAATAAGTACAGTGTTCTGGAGAATGTACAAACAGATCCCACTTCACTTAGAG CTACTAGAGATAATATAACACCAAATTACTCCAAGGGCGCATCTATTGAAAGGTCTACTTTCAACTCAAGAGGTGACTTTA CTAGTGGCAGCAGCAGCCGTTCAGGTTCAGTTGGCGTAGCTCGTTCGAACTCAGGCACGCGCAGCACTAGCGCTGCGCCGCCTACGCCAGCAGTACAGAGTGAAGCTCCTGCGCCACCACCAGCTCCGGTGCCTCAAGAACCATTACCTGATCCTAAGAAGAAGTCCATTGAGGCAATGATAAATCTATGTATTATTAACTCGGATGACGTTGAAATGGTTGCTGAGGTGAAGCAGCTCTACACACCTCAGTATCATGCTGCTGTAGTAAATGAGATGTTAACTGTTGCTGCAGAAAA ggcAGTAAAAGATATTGGACTGATTTCAAAAGCATTGCTTACTTTAGTGGGAACTAATGCAATATCTACTGAGAACTTTTTAGCTGgcttaaaagaaatattagaatttgCACCTGATCTGTTTATTGATATTCCATTGTTGTATGAAAAATTAGGAAAGATTATTGCTCCGCAAATTGAAAAGAAG cataTCACATTCGTACAAACATTTGCTCTTTGTGATAGTATTATTTCTGTTAATCAAGGGCATCTGTTTCTAAAAGCGATAATTAGGGAATTAAAGGAAAGTATGGGACCTTCCTTTGTCAAAAGCAAATGGCAGGAGTCAGGGCTTCAACTTAAACAATGGATGGATGAAAACATG GTGGCGAAGTGGATGGAagataataaatttgaatttttggaaGGTGATTCAAAGGTTAGCGAAGAATCGAAAAAAATCCTGGCTCCAGCTCAAACTCAAAGCAAGTTAATTCAACTTATGAATTCTGATGAAAGTTGTGATTGTATAAAGGGTTGGATACAg gACAAGTTTGGTAATACTGCGAATGAGGATTGGTTTATGCGAGCCCTAATCCAAGCTATATGCGAACATGCTCTTTTCGGAGCCGAAGGACGCGACGCACCCCGTTTCAATCAAGATCGTATGAATAAGTATGCAAGTCTTATACACGACTTTGGCGAAACAAAACAGTCACGGGAGGcaaattgtttgtttggcatACAACATCTTATACACAGACTAGAACACCCTCAAG GTTTAACATTAGAGATATTCCAGTATCTGCATGAACAATATATAATTTCATTAGACGGTTTTATTGCGTGGGAAGAGTCCGAAAAGGAGCCAGAAGGAAAag GTGTGATGATGAAGGCGTTGACCTCGTTCTTCACAAACATCAAGGAGGCCGACAACGAGGACTCGTGCAGCGAGGACTGA
- the LOC113495640 gene encoding eukaryotic translation initiation factor 4 gamma 3 isoform X3, which produces MKKYPTPNVLNTTFTTREYKSETSSGYSSTNSLLDYSTLDPEAPEFIESLKITLKSLQSDDCLYLSEEPVLLYPCWTTMPEGPVECYHPSGAAGAAYMPSTAGGAQSSAQATLRVQPTPQPSAPPAPQQDMSKTTMAGHSYVSQNQTPQPRPQFANYQYRAAQHGTRPNTHPRQQQSFIPSAAATATGPVMYPTLVFQPTPMGMQTYQQPRSSTPGYYPYMGHYIGYNTPPSHTPSYYYTSNSPQLPTPNLQANAPGGRSNPTTLVGPQGTPATPTAPTATLPHAQASTLMHQTMPGLRPAAHKRSHRVPIIDPKTKQEVFSDSFTNDNNFLNSEANDRHTPQPEPPTHSFAEEFNRMVNEVANQPSCDNSIKSNYVSKNVDVTVSSASSSVQTQPNAISSINNNVVKSEILTVNESKHLGHDVAVESNETPIVSAISDSPIAVPKMPMNIKQLQKNNEHTVQSLVLDTNKNIPPNKQFKQSKNVPQIEEVEKTSENINITTIPLATVAPITTSTAITSTVIPVPASTQTTSATVTPTVVPNAPAPQPQRIREPRERVKSEDKEKIKDVQEKEAAAAAANKPNGPTPPVAISSVDSLAEAIIHSTSQCTQGQGVEPVKKQIPSKQFISAPEAETPAAVTPNIELVKKSEPSVEIPPTATQLLSASIEKVAKEQFAKAPELKEGSSAIEAQAKLTQSISSVLRTNQSEFKMKDINLNNKTTDPDTANGNSTEMTKTETVKEDNNKNEKAMKNSKNSNKKSGNKMANNMPNNEPILKETESNENGKNETDKVVNVEKEKMLPANELTVPAKPVPEETSKAEPTPFVPKYKYTEDQWSPMNTAGRKCYDIDLLKQIKEDPLSKNKPNVPLLEHCNVIRTTPMQEPQPFTPISRLANDSLFPPFAKTPGMGSRNNTPRETKKDSRNMAPTGKGSVKLTPNPSGNSSHKPVIHVSLSLREEVKLNEVDSAWKPTRFRKDAVNEEEFRTQELYKKFRGILNKLTPQKFDTLLERVKTLEINNQKRLEGVIDLVFEKAIDEPNFSEAYAAMCNKLSVLKVPADNPTSPDKCVNFRALIINKCQNQFETHKVDEQILKLESELAACTDPVKKKELTMMIDEENRRVRMRSVGNVRFIGELYKLKMLTSKIMDYCMKYLIEKVEEEKLECLCKLLTTIGEQVENEVNGQLDNIFKKMQDIVDRKSNKISSRVRFMLQDVIELRKRKWVAKTVIDSQPKMMDQIQKEAEQQQRHIELMNASPIGGFRRDEGGRGKRGDSRRQNANNSFIDNTWKSSRANYPVDTLKLKAVTQKNLNNIKLAPHNSAWNHGSGTKNTAQASSNSMISISKNKYSVLENVQTDPTSLRATRDNITPNYSKGASIERSTFNSRGDFTASGSSSRSGSVGVARSNSGTRSTSAAPPTPAVQSEAPAPPPAPVPQEPLPDPKKKSIEAMINLCIINSDDVEMVAEVKQLYTPQYHAAVVNEMLTVAAEKAVKDIGLISKALLTLVGTNAISTENFLAGLKEILEFAPDLFIDIPLLYEKLGKIIAPQIEKKHITFVQTFALCDSIISVNQGHLFLKAIIRELKESMGPSFVKSKWQESGLQLKQWMDENMVAKWMEDNKFEFLEGDSKVSEESKKILAPAQTQSKLIQLMNSDESCDCIKGWIQDKFGNTANEDWFMRALIQAICEHALFGAEGRDAPRFNQDRMNKYASLIHDFGETKQSREANCLFGIQHLIHRLEHPQGLTLEIFQYLHEQYIISLDGFIAWEESEKEPEGKGVMMKALTSFFTNIKEADNEDSCSED; this is translated from the exons GACCGGTGGAATGTTACCACCCTTCGGGCGCCGCCGGGGCCGCATACATGCCGAGCACAGCCGGTGGCGCGCAGTCCTCGGCGCAAGCCACGCTGAGAGTCCAGCCGACTCCGCAGCCGTCGGCACCGCCGGCACCTCAGCAGGACATGTCCAAAACAACCATG GCTGGCCATAGTTATGTATCACAAAACCAGACGCCGCAGCCTCGACCACAGTTCGCCAACTACCAGTATAGAGCGGCGCAGCACGGAACGAGGCCGAACACACATCCAAG ACAACAACAGTCGTTCATACCTAGTGCTGCTGCCACAGCCACTGGACCTGTCATGTACCCAACACTAGTGTTCCAGCCGACACCAATGGGTATGCAAACCTACCAGCAGCCTCGTTCCAGTACACCAGG GTACTATCCATATATGGGACATTACATAGGTTATAATACACCTCCGAGCCACACCCCATCGT ATTACTACACTTCGAATAGTCCTCAGCTGCCTACGCCAAACTTACAAGCGAACGCCCCAGGTGGTAGGAGTAATCCCACTACTTTGGTGGGGCCACAGGGTACACCCGCAACTCCCACTGCGCCCACTGCCACGCTTCCTCACGCACAAGCTTCTACACTCATGCACCAAACTATGCCTG GTTTACGTCCAGCCGCCCATAAAAGAAGTCATAGAGTACCAATCATCGACCCTAAAACGA aacAAGAAGTTTTTTCGGATTCATTTACCAACGATAACAATTTTTTAAACAGCGAAGCTAACGATCGACACACTCCTCAACCC GAACCACCAACACACAGTTTCGCCGAAGAATTTAATAGAATGGTCAATGAAGTGGCCAATCAACCTTCTTGTGATAATTCTATTAAATCGAATTATGTATCAAAGAACGTGGACGTAACCGTGTCGTCCGCATCAAGCTCTGTCCAAACTCAACCAAATGCAATAAgctctattaataataatgtagtaAAGTCTGAAATTTTAACTGTAAACGAAAGTAAACATTTAGGACATGATGTTGCTGTAGAATCAAACGAGACGCCAATTGTTTCGGCAATATCAGACAGTCCTATTGCAGTGCCTAAAATGCCTATGAATATTAAGCAACTTCAAAAGAATAATGAACACACAGTTCAATCTTTAGTCCTAGATACAAATAAGAATATACCACCTAATAAGCAATTTAAACAAAGCAAAAATGTGCCTCAAATCGAAGAAGTAGAAAAGACgtcagaaaatataaatattactacAATACCTTTAGCAACAGTAGCCCCAATAACAACCTCGACGGCGATTACGTCTACTGTCATACCTGTGCCTGCATCGACACAAACTACGTCGGCAACCGTAACACCAACTGTTGTTCCTAACGCGCCTGCACCACAACCACAGAGAATTAGAGAGCCCAGAGAACGCGTCAAATctgaagacaaagaaaaaatcaaaGATGTACAAGAGAAAGAGGCAGCAGCAGCTGCGGCTAACAAACCTAATGGACCTACACCACCTGTTG CGATTAGTTCAGTTGATAGCTTGGCAGAAGCTATCATCCATTCAACTAGTCAATGTACTCAAGGACAAGGTGTGGAACCAGTAAAGAAACAAATACCAAGCAAGCAATTTATATCAGCCCCAGAAGCTGAAACTCCGGCTGCTGTAACACCGAACATTGAACTAGTTAAAAAAAGTGAACCATCTGTTGAAATTCCTCCCACTGCCACACAACTTTTATCTGCTAGTATTGAAAAGGTTGCCAAGGAACAGTTTGCAAAAGCACCTGAACTTAAAGAAGGGTCTAGTGCAATAGAAGCCCAAGCGAAACTAACACAGAGCATATCTAGTGTACTGCGCACCAATCAGtctgaatttaaaatgaaagatatTAACCTTAACAATAAGACTACAG ATCCAGATACTGCCAATGGAAACTCAACCGAGATGACTAAAACTGAGACTGTGAAGGAagataacaacaaaaatgaaaaagctATGAAGAATTCTAAGAATTCGAATAAAAAGTCTGGAAATAAAATGGCTAACAATATGCCTAACAATGAGCCAATTCTTAAAGAAACTGAGTCAAATGAAAATGGTAAAAATGAGACTGATAAAGTAGTTAATGTAGAGAAAGAAAAAATGCTGCCTGCTAATGAGTTAACTGTACCAGCTAAACCTGTGCCAGAAGAAACATCTAAGGCTGAGCCTACACCATTTGTACCTAAGTACAAATACACTGAAG ATCAATGGTCCCCAATGAATACAGCTGGCAGAAAATGTTATGATATTGATTTGCTAAAGCAAATAAAGGAGGATCCTCTTTCCAAGAACAAACCTAATGTTCCTTTATTGGAACACTGCAATGTCATCAGG ACAACTCCAATGCAGGAGCCCCAACCTTTCACTCCAATTTCAAGGCTTGCAAATGATTCTCTATTCCCACCATTTGCCAAGACACCTGGTATGGGATCCAGAAATAACACACCACGTGAAACTAAGAAGGATTCTAGGAATATGGCACCAACTG GTAAGGGAAGTGTCAAGTTGACTCCAAATCCAAGTGGCAACAGTTCGCATAAACCTGTTATCCATGTTTCACTGTCACTGAGAGAAGAAGTGAAGCTCAATGAAGTTGATTCTGCCTGGAAGCCCACTAGGTTCCGGAAAGATGCTGTGAATGAAGAAGAATTTAGGACACAG GAATTGTACAAGAAGTTCAGGGGTATTTTGAACAAACTAACCCCACAGAAGTTTGATACTCTGTTGGAAAGAGTAAAAACACTGGAAATCAACAATCAGAAACGCTTGGAGGGTGTAATTGATTTGGTATTCGAAAAGGCGATTGATGAGCCTAATTTCTCAGAAGCCTATGCAGCTATGTGTAACAAGTTGTCTGTCTTgaag GTACCTGCAGACAATCCTACATCTCCTGACAAGTGTGTCAATTTCAGAGCTCTCATTATAAACAAATGTCAGAATCAATTCGAAACTCATAAAGTTGAtgagcaaatattaaaattagaaagtGAACTTGCTGCATGCACAGATCCT GTCAAGAAGAAGGAACTCACAATGATGATAGATGAAGAAAATAGACGAGTTAGAATGAGATCTGTCGGAAACGTGCGATTTATTG GTGAACTTTACAAGTTAAAAATGCTTACATCTAAAATTATGGACTATTGCATGAAATACTTGATTGAAAAAGTGGAGGAGGAGAAACTGGAGTGCCTGTGCAAATTGCTTACTACAATTGGAGAACAAGTAGAAAATGAAGTAAATGGCCAGCTAGATAACATTTTCAAGAAAATGCAGGATATTGTGGATAgaaagtcaaacaaaataagCAGCCGTGTCAG GTTTATGCTTCAAGATGTCATTGAACTCAGGAAACGCAAATGGGTAGCAAAGACTGTGATTGATTCACAACCTAAAATGATGGATCAAATTCAAAAAGAAGCTGAGCAACAGCAGCGCCATATTGAG ttaatGAATGCCAGCCCCATAGGCGGCTTTCGACGCGATGAAGGAGGTCGGGGCAAGCGTGGTGATAGCCGCAGACAGAATGCTAACAATTCTTTCATTGATAATACTTGGAAATCATCCAGGGCTAATTACCCAGTTgatacattaaaacttaaagCTGTGACCCAAAAG AATCTGAACAACATTAAGTTGGCTCCACATAATTCAGCTTGGAACCATGGTTCAGGTACCAAGAATACTGCACAGGCGAGTAGTAACTCCATGATCAGTATCAGTAAAAATAAGTACAGTGTTCTGGAGAATGTACAAACAGATCCCACTTCACTTAGAG CTACTAGAGATAATATAACACCAAATTACTCCAAGGGCGCATCTATTGAAAGGTCTACTTTCAACTCAAGAGGTGACTTTA CAGCTAGTGGCAGCAGCAGCCGTTCAGGTTCAGTTGGCGTAGCTCGTTCGAACTCAGGCACGCGCAGCACTAGCGCTGCGCCGCCTACGCCAGCAGTACAGAGTGAAGCTCCTGCGCCACCACCAGCTCCGGTGCCTCAAGAACCATTACCTGATCCTAAGAAGAAGTCCATTGAGGCAATGATAAATCTATGTATTATTAACTCGGATGACGTTGAAATGGTTGCTGAGGTGAAGCAGCTCTACACACCTCAGTATCATGCTGCTGTAGTAAATGAGATGTTAACTGTTGCTGCAGAAAA ggcAGTAAAAGATATTGGACTGATTTCAAAAGCATTGCTTACTTTAGTGGGAACTAATGCAATATCTACTGAGAACTTTTTAGCTGgcttaaaagaaatattagaatttgCACCTGATCTGTTTATTGATATTCCATTGTTGTATGAAAAATTAGGAAAGATTATTGCTCCGCAAATTGAAAAGAAG cataTCACATTCGTACAAACATTTGCTCTTTGTGATAGTATTATTTCTGTTAATCAAGGGCATCTGTTTCTAAAAGCGATAATTAGGGAATTAAAGGAAAGTATGGGACCTTCCTTTGTCAAAAGCAAATGGCAGGAGTCAGGGCTTCAACTTAAACAATGGATGGATGAAAACATG GTGGCGAAGTGGATGGAagataataaatttgaatttttggaaGGTGATTCAAAGGTTAGCGAAGAATCGAAAAAAATCCTGGCTCCAGCTCAAACTCAAAGCAAGTTAATTCAACTTATGAATTCTGATGAAAGTTGTGATTGTATAAAGGGTTGGATACAg gACAAGTTTGGTAATACTGCGAATGAGGATTGGTTTATGCGAGCCCTAATCCAAGCTATATGCGAACATGCTCTTTTCGGAGCCGAAGGACGCGACGCACCCCGTTTCAATCAAGATCGTATGAATAAGTATGCAAGTCTTATACACGACTTTGGCGAAACAAAACAGTCACGGGAGGcaaattgtttgtttggcatACAACATCTTATACACAGACTAGAACACCCTCAAG GTTTAACATTAGAGATATTCCAGTATCTGCATGAACAATATATAATTTCATTAGACGGTTTTATTGCGTGGGAAGAGTCCGAAAAGGAGCCAGAAGGAAAag GTGTGATGATGAAGGCGTTGACCTCGTTCTTCACAAACATCAAGGAGGCCGACAACGAGGACTCGTGCAGCGAGGACTGA